AACTTCCCCAAAACGACCGGCCGGACAGCACCAGCGGCTACCAAGGCTTCTTCTACCATTTTTTGAAAGTGCCCAGCGGCTTGCGCGAGTGGAACTGTGAGTTGTCAACCATCGACACAGCCTTACTGCTGGCCGGCGCCCTGTTTTGCCAATCGTACTTTGATCAACCCGATCCCGTTGAAGAGTCCATTCGCAGTCTCGCGGATTCGCTTTATCTGCGCGTTGACTGGAACTGGTTCATGGCGGACACCACCGGCCTGAAGACTGCCTGGCATCCAGAGCACGGCTTCGGGCCTCATATCTGGGATGGTTACGATGAAGCGATGATTCTCTACATTCTCGCCCTGGGTTCGCCCACGCATGCGCTGCCGGAGAGTGTTTGGCAAACTTGGACGAAGCCCTACGTGTGGGCGGAGTACTATGGCCTGGAGTTCGTCAGCTTCGGCCCGCTGTTCGGCCATCAGTACTCGCATTGCTGGATCGACTTTCGCGGCCTCCAAGACGAGTACATGCGCGCCAAGGGCATCGACTATTTCGAAAACTCGCGGCGCGCGACCTACACGCAGCAGGCTTACGCCCAAGAGAATCCGCAACGCTACCGCGATTACGCCGAGAACATTTGGGGCTTCACCGCGTGTGACGGTCCGCAAGACACGACCTTCGTGGTAGAAGGCCGCCGTCGCGAATTCTGGTCGTATCGTGCGCGCGGCGTTTCATTCGATTGGGTTGAAGATGACGGCACCATCGCGCCCACTGCCGCCGGCGGCTCGGTCGCTTTCGCGCCGGAGATTTGCATTCCCGCCTTGAAAACGATGCGGACAAAATATGCCGCTGCCTTGTGGACGGACTACGGCTTTCGCGATTCTTGCAATCCTTCCTATATCACGCCGAAAACACCCAACGGCTGGTTCGACAAGGATCATCTCGGCATTGATCAGGGCCCGATCGCGATCATGATCGAGAATCTGCGCAATGAATTCGTGTGGAAGGTCATGCAGAAGAACAAGTACATCGTGACCGGTTTGCAGCGCGCCGGCTTTGCCGGCGGCTGGCTGCCGCAGGCCAAGTAATTCGGGCTGGCGACCAACTCCCGCATGCCGCAAGGCAGCGGCCCATTCTTCACTCACATCAACCGGAGGAGATGTTATGACCGAAGTAACCGAACTAACCGCGCTCTGGCTTCCCATCCTGCTGTCAGCCGTGCTCATCTTCGTCGTGAGTTCCATCATCCACATGGCGTTGCCGTGGCACAAGAATGATTACCGCAAGGTACCGAACGAGGCCAAGGTGATGGAGACGCTGCGTCCATTCGCCCTGCCCCCGGGTGATTACATGATGCCACGCGCCACGAGCACAAATGAAATGCGCACCCCCGAGTTTACCGACAAACTGAAGAAAGGCCCGGTAATGGTGTTCACCGTCCTGCCGAGCGGCCAGATGGCGATGGGAGCGAGTCTCGTGCAGTGGTTTGTCTACTCCCTCATCGTCAGCTTGCTGGCGGCCTATGTCGCAGGGCGCGCGCTGCCTGCCGGCACGGATTACCTGCAGGTCTTCCGTTTCGTCGGCACCACTGCCTTCATCGGCTACGCCGTGGCGCTCTGGCAGATGTCGATTTGGTACAGGCGCTCCTGGGCCACAACGTTCAAGGCAACAGTGGACGGATTGCTCTACGCGCTGTTGACGGCCGGCGTGTTTGGCTGGTTGTGGCCGCACTAAGCCCACGGCCGAACAACCACCGCGCCTCAACGACGCGTTGCGAACAGCCGCGGCTTCACCTCGGGCCGTTTTTCGCCGCAGCAATGAACTGACGGTCAAATCCAGCGGACAACCATGCCGACCTTCGCGCCCTCGCACACCGCCCGGCTTGCTCACCTCAAAGGAATGCCCCTGGCTTCCTTCACTGCCCGGGCCGCGGCTTTTGTGATTGATTTTCTCCTCGCATTTCTGCTGTTTCTCGCGGTGCTGATTTACGGCAGCAAGCTGCTGATCCTGCTTGGCCTGTTTCATCCGCAGTCGGACATCAATCTCAAGTTCGATCTGCAGCACTGGTACAGCATTTTCTTTGTGGTTTTGTACTTTGGCCTGTGCACCTACTGGGGGCACGGCCAAACGCCGGGCAAATGGCTGCTGCGCATCCGGGTCGTCTCGCTGACGCATGCGCACCTTTCGCTGTGGCATGCCCTCGAGCGCGCCCTGGGCTATGGCGCTTCGGCGCTCGAACTGGGCTTTGGGTTTCTGCAGTATTTCATTCACCCCAACAAGCAGACGGTGCACGACCGCATTGCGGAAACCATCGTGGTCAGCGAGGCGCGGCAGCAACGCAATGTGAAAAGGTGAGACAAGCATATGAAGCGGCAGATTGGCGTACTCATGCTCGCGGTTCTGATGATGGGGGAACACAGCCAGGCCCAGCCCCGGCTCCTGGATGATTTCGAAAATCTGGCGGGCTGGCAAGTGATCGTTTCCGACGGCGTCGCCGGCAAGATCGCCAGCGTGCCGGGCCACACCGGCAAGGCCCTGGCGTTGGAATTCGAGTTTCAGGCCGGGTCCGGCTATGCCATTGCGCAGAAGCGCATGCCGCTCACCCTGCCGGAGAATTACAAATTCAGCTTCTATTTGCGCGGCGAAACGCCGGTC
This genomic stretch from bacterium harbors:
- a CDS encoding Tat pathway signal protein, producing the protein MMKKSLTPLGMILLAVVVTATIGCETPAPRKLPAVGAAWDPFLDTLQVQTLQFFLETTEVQTGLCWDRWPSPSPASIAAIGFGLTCYPIAAERQLISRAEAAQRTNNTLRFLIQLPQNDRPDSTSGYQGFFYHFLKVPSGLREWNCELSTIDTALLLAGALFCQSYFDQPDPVEESIRSLADSLYLRVDWNWFMADTTGLKTAWHPEHGFGPHIWDGYDEAMILYILALGSPTHALPESVWQTWTKPYVWAEYYGLEFVSFGPLFGHQYSHCWIDFRGLQDEYMRAKGIDYFENSRRATYTQQAYAQENPQRYRDYAENIWGFTACDGPQDTTFVVEGRRREFWSYRARGVSFDWVEDDGTIAPTAAGGSVAFAPEICIPALKTMRTKYAAALWTDYGFRDSCNPSYITPKTPNGWFDKDHLGIDQGPIAIMIENLRNEFVWKVMQKNKYIVTGLQRAGFAGGWLPQAK
- a CDS encoding RDD family protein — encoded protein: MPTFAPSHTARLAHLKGMPLASFTARAAAFVIDFLLAFLLFLAVLIYGSKLLILLGLFHPQSDINLKFDLQHWYSIFFVVLYFGLCTYWGHGQTPGKWLLRIRVVSLTHAHLSLWHALERALGYGASALELGFGFLQYFIHPNKQTVHDRIAETIVVSEARQQRNVKR